A stretch of DNA from Nitrospiraceae bacterium:
TTTATAACTGTGATTGATGATTCTACTTTACCCAATAAGAGAGGCTCATTCAGATTTGATGATGAAGGCAGCCAATCACAGAGCACAGTGCTTGTAAAAGAAGGAGTTCTTGTAAATTACATGCATGACAGGCTCACAGCAATGCATGATAAAACCGTCTCAACAGGAAATGGCAGAAGAGAATCCTACCACAACAGACCAATACCAAGAATGACAAATACGTTCATTGCACCAGGGAAATCAGACCCGGAAGATATCCTAAAATCAACATCTAAAGGCCTTTTAGTCAAAAAAATGGGCGGCGGTCAAGTTAACACAGTGAATGGAGATTTTGTTTTTGATGTTCAGGAAGGATATGTTATTGAAAACGGAATGATTGGAGAACCTGTAAGAGGCGCAACTCTCACAGGGAATGGTCCAGAGATACTTAAATCTATTGATATGGTCGGCACTGATCTTGGCTTCTCAATCGGAACCTGTGGAAAAGATAATCAGGGAGTGCCTGTTGGAGATGCCATGCCTACTTTGCGTATTCCAGAGATAGTTGTTGGAGGAGAAGTTTAACTTCACTTTGATTTTGTGTTGATAATAAGACATTGATGTATTTGCACTACACTTTTTTCTATAAAGAATCCTTATTTATCTTGATTTTCCCTCTGGCATCTAATTTGCATATAAAAAATTGTTATGCGCTTACAGAGGACTATAAAACAGGAAATCACCTTTGACGGCATCGGCCTTCACACAGGTAATCATGTTGCCGTAAAACTTAAACCAGCGCCAAGAGACACTGGAATAATCTTTCAGAGAACTGACAAAAATGTAATGGTTAGGGCTTCTGTATTCTCAGTCAGTGATACTGCGTTTGCAACAACCTTAGGTTCCAATGGCACAAGGATCAAGACAGTAGAGCATATTCTTGCTGCTGCTGCTGGTCTTGGCATAGACAACCTGATGATTGAGCTTAGCGGTTCTGAGGTGCCAATACTTGATGGAAGTTCTACAGGGCTTATTGACATAATGCTCAAAGCTGGTATTGCTAAACAGGGGAAGAAAAGACCTTATATAAAAATTCTCAAACCTGTGATTCTTGAGGACGGCAACTCTGAGATTGCTGCTTTCCCTTACGAAGGAAGAAAGATTACATTCAGAATTCACTTCAACCACACACTGCTCGGAGAACAAACTATGACGATTGAACTGAATGAAGAAAATTTTGTAAAAGAACTTGCGCCTGCAAGAACATTCGGTTTTATGCGGGATGTTGAACATCTAAGGGCAAATGGTCTTGCAAAAGGCGGATCATATGATAACGCTGTAATACTGGGCGACGAGGGTGTTCTGAATAAAACTGGACTTCGATTCAATAACGAGTTTGTAAGGCACAAAATCCTTGATTTGATCGGGGATATATCACTAATAGGGTATCCAATTTACGGACATATTGTAGCAAACAAGGCAGGGCATTCTACAAACGTGAAGTTTGTTAAAAAACTTCTTTCTGCAACTGATTGCTGGGAAATAATATCGGATGTGGAAGCCGAATATGCCCATACAGCAGCATATTCATAAAAAAATCCTTTATTTTCAATGAGTTTTAAGATTTAACTTGATTTTTTTGCCAGAATCAGTATCTTAGGAGTGTAGCAGCACCATTTAAGGGAAAAAAAGAGGGCTGGAGAGTTCAGCTCCAGCCCAAAAGAAAAACCTAAACCAAACTTATTTCTTTTTCTTCTTTGCTGCTGCTTTTTTCTTTGCTGCCATGGTTGTCACCCCCTCTCCATCCCTCTTCGAGCCAACGACTCAAACGGGAAAAGCTTTTATTTAATCTAAAGTCTGCCTACCAGCACGACTCTTTTTCCTGCAAGAAGTTTTTCCATATCAACGTCAGTTTTTTCTTTCTTGCTTTTGTATTCCGCTTCATCCATCAAATGGTAATTAATCTTCTTATCAAACTTATCTTCCAGCTCTTTTAATCCTGCGGCTATATTATTTGTAGATGCTCCTATAATCATCAAATCAACAGCGCCTACGTCTTCGCCTTCAGCATATGGGCCGTAAATAAACGCTGCCTTTGCTCCAGATGTTCTAACGAGAGTTTTTAATGCTCCGGGAAGACCTAGTGATTTAGCAATCAGATTCTTGAGCTCTGAAAATAATGGGGACATCTTATTAGCCTGAAAGTATCTAAGATTGGCAACCTTATGACTAAATACAAGACCCATTTTCTCAAGGTTATCAAGTTCTCTTTTAACACCAGATGGGTTTTTTCTTATAAGGGTTGCTATTTCTCTAACATAGAATTTTTCGGCCGGACTATTTAAAAGAAGAGCCAGCAAGTCTGCTCTTATAGATGATGAGAAGAGCATTTTTAGTGTATCTTCTGTTGGCTGCTTAACCATCTTGTGTAATTTATAACATATGTCTACAGGTTTGTCAACAACAAAATTGCATTTTTATACAATTTTGTATTTTCCAGAATCAAGCCTTCATTTCAGGTAAACAGTCTTCCAATTGTTTTATACAGATAAGTCCAGGAATGCACCAATCAAGTCATTTAGTTTAAACAATAGTCCATATTAGTGTAATAAGCAGTGTTGTAAGTGGAACGATTGTTCCAAGAAATGTACTTACAAAATATTGGGGTCATAATAATTAAGCACACAAGAGACAAAACTTGGAATATTTTGGAATGTTTATGAAGAAGACATAAGGATGAATTTATTTAGAACTAAGACTTAAATCTTTTTAAAACCAGACAAGCGTTTGTGCCGCCAAAGCCAAAAGAATTTGACATTGCAATATTGATTTCCATTTTTCTTGCTTTGTTAGGCACATAATCAAGATCACACTGAGGATCTTGATTATCAAGGTTTATTGTAGGGGGAACAGTATTATCTCTCATCGTCAGAGCACAAATTACGGCCTCAACTCCTCCTGAAGCGCCCAAAAGATGTCCAGTCATGGATTTTGTTGAGCTTACCGCAACTTTATATGCATGTTCTTTTAATACTGTTTTTATAGCAATACTCTCAAGTTCATCCCCGTATTTTGTTGATGTTCCATGGGCATTTATATAATCTATATCAGATGGATTGATTGCTGCATCTTTTAAAGCAAGAGACATGCATCTTGCTGCGCCCTCACCTTCTGGAGCTGGAGCTGTCATATGATATGCATCTGAAGTTCTTCCATACCCTGCTATCTCCGCATATATCCTTGCTCCTCTTGCCTTGGCATATTCAAGGCTTTCAAGTATCATCATGCCTGAGCCCTCTCCCATAACAAAACCGTCTCTGTCTATGTCAAAGGGTCTGCTTGCCTTCTCAGGTTCGTCATTGCGAATAGAAAGAGCCTTCATTGCATTAAAACCGCCAACACCCAAAGGAGTTATAACAGATTCAGATCCGCCTGCTATCATCACATCTGCATCACCCCACTGAATCAGTTTAAATGCATCGCCTATTGCGTGGCTTCCGCTTGCACATGCAGTAGCCAGAGCAGAATTCGGCCCTTTTGCTCCATATTTCATAGAAACATGTCCAGCAGCAAGGTTTATAATAAGCATGGGAATAAAGAAAGGCGATATCCTTCTCTGCCCTTTTTCTAAGTAGATTTCATGGTAGTGCTCAATCGCAGGCAGGCCGCCAATACCAGATCCAATAATAACTCCTGCCCTCTCAGCATCGCTTTTTGTTATGCTTAATCCTGAGTCCTTCATTGCCATACTAGAGGCTGCGATTGCAAAATGGATAAAACGATCCATTTTTTTGACCTCTTTAGGCTCAATATAGTCTTCGGGATTAAAGCCTTCCACCTCTCCAGCAATCTGAGTAGGGAATGTAGAGGCATCAAATCTGGTCAGTTTCCTGATGCCTGATCTGCCCTCAAGCAGGGCATGCCAGCTCTGCTCTACACCAATGCCTACCGGTGTTATAAGCCCGACACCGGTTACAACAACTCTTCTTTTATCCATTATGACTGTTTTTTCTTTATGTACTCTACTGCGTCCTTTACTTTAGCAATCTTTTCTGCATCTTCATCAGGTATTTCAATATTAAATGACTCTTCAAATGCCATAACCAGTTCAACAGTATCAAGGGAATCTGCCCCAAGATCCTCTACAAAAGATGACTCTGGTGTTATTTCTGATGCATTAACTCCAAGCTGTTTTGCTATAATTTCTTTTACCTTTTCTTCAACCATGTAAAGCACCTCCGAATATTTTTTAAATTTAGTTCTATTTGAGACAATTAAGACAATATCTTTTTTTGTTACCTACATATACATACCTCCATTGACATTCAAAACCTGGCCTGTTATATAACCTGCATCAGGTGATGCAAGGAATACAACAGCAGCAGCAACATCCTCTACCGTACCAAATCTCGCCAATGGGATAGCTTTTTTCATCTCTGATTTTACTTCTTCTGTAAGGGCATCTGTCATAGCAGTAGTTATAAAACCTGGAGCTACTGCATTTGCAGTCACGCCTCTGCTTGCATACTCTCTTGCAGTAGTTTTTGTCAGTCCGATTATCCCTGCCTTAGAAGCGCTGTAATTTGCCTGACCCGGATTGCCCATCATTGCAACAACAGATGCAATATTCACAATCCTTCCGTATCTCTGCTTCATCATAACCCTGACTGCTTCTCTTGTGCAGAGGAAAACACTTTTAAGATTAATATTAATAACAGTGTCCCAATCCTCTTCTTTCATTCTCATGAGAATACTGTCTCTTGTAATCCCTGCGTTATTAACAAGCACGTCAATTCTTCCAAATTTTTTAACAACATCCTCAAATATCTTTACAACCTCATCTGATTTGGAAACATCCAGCCTGACAGGCATTGTCTCGACGCCGATTTTACTGATATCATCTGCAGTTTGTTTTGCCTGATCGAGACTTATATCAGCAATCACCAGCTTCACACCCTTTTTTGCAAGTGTCTCAGAGATTGCCTTTCCAATCCCTCGGGCGCCGCCTGTTACGATTGCAATCTGGCCATTAAAATCCATTCATCCCTCCTTAAAGATTACTACTCAAAAAATCGATTGTAAAATATTAACAGACAGTTTTTTTATTTTCCAGTACTTTAAGAAATCTTGATAGTCATGGCTTGCAACTAGCCATTTTATATTATTTGAATATAAAAAAACAAGTATACCTTGTGTTATAATCTTACTGATATTCTATTTCAAGGAAATATTCATGACCGAAAAAACAAAAATCAAAAAAGCAATACTGCCTGCCGGAGGACTTGGCACGAGATTCCTTCCGGCAACCAAGGCATCACCAAAAGAAATGCTTCCTATTGTTGACAAGCCTCTGATTCAGTATGCGGTAGAAGAGTCAATTGCATGCAACATAGAAGATTTTATAGTAATAACAGGAAAATACAAACGCGCAATAGAAGACCATTTCGATTCTGCGTATGAACTCGAAGATAATCTGAAAAAATCAGGCAAACATTCTCTGCTTGATGAAATACAGAGGCTCAATCATATAAGCTTTGCCTATATCAGACAAAAAGCAGCGCTTGGTCTTGGCCACGCAATTTTATGCGCAAAACCATTCGTAAAAAATGAGCCGTTTGCTGTGCTCCTAAGCGATGATATTATAGACCCTGACGACACACTTCTTAAAGACATGATTAAGATTTATGAAAAACATGGGTGTTCTGTTGTTGCACTGGAAGAAGTTCCAATATCAGATGTACATAAATATGGAGTTATCGACGGAATCTCATGCGGAGATGGAACTTACAAGATTAAAAATATGATAGAAAAACCTTTAAAAGAAGAGGCGCCTTCAAATCTTGCAATTATCGGCAGATATATTCTGACACCTGAAATATTTGATATTCTAGAAAAACTTGAGCCCGGCAAAGGCAATGAGATACAGCTGACAGATGCCCTTAGAAAATTGCTTGAAAAACAGGATATATATGGATATCTTTTCAAGGGTAAAAGATATGACGCAGGCGACAAGCTTGGATATCTCAAAGCAACTGTTGAGTTAGCGCTCAAAAATCATGGAATCTCAAAAGCATTCAGAGAATACCTGCTTAATATAACCTCTAGCCTTTCAAAGAAATAAATAACAAACAGGAGTTTAAATGGCAAACGTTGCAGAAAAAGAAGAAAAAAATAAAGAAATAGAAATTCCCGGCACATTACCGGTTCTCCCTGTAAGAGATATTGTTGTATTCCCTTACATGATACTCCCGCTGTTTGTCGGAAGAGACATGTCCATAAAGGCAATAGAACATGCATTAACCACAAACAAACTGATCATGCTGCTCGCACAGAAAGACCTTAATACAGAATCCCCTAAGCCGGAAGATCTTTATAAGGTTGGAACCGTAGGACTTATTATGAGGATGCTGAAACTTCCAGATGGAAGGGTCAAGATACTCATACAGGGCATCTCAAAAGCAAAGGCCTCAAATTTTGTTCAGGAAGAACCATTTTATACGGCTGATATCAAAAAGATAAACGAAACCAAGCCGCAGGAAATAACAATCGAGATTGAAGCAACAATGAGGACTGTCAAGGAACAGATTGACAAGACAGTATCTCTTGGAAAAAATGTACTTCCTGACATATTAATAGTTATCGAAAATCTTGATGATCCCGGGAAACTTGCTGACTTAATAGCATCGAATATCGGATTGAAAACTGAACAGGCACAAGAAGTGCTCGAGATAATGGACACTGTCCAGCGTTTAAAGAAAGTAAGCGAGATATTAAATAGAGAGATCGAGCTTCTTACTGTACAGCAAAAGATACAGACAGAAGTCAGAGGCGAAATAGATAAAACGCAAAGAGAATACTTTTTAAGAGAACAGCTCAAGGCAATACAAAAAGAACTCGGAGACATTGACGAGCGCGGAGAAGAAGTTAGAGAGTTCAAGAAAAAAATTATCGCTGCCAAGATGCCGGAAAAAGTCCAGAAAGAGGCTGAAAAACAACTTAAAAGACTCGAGAAGATGCACCCTGACAGCGCAGAAGCAGGAACTATAAGAACATATCTTGAATGGTTAGTTGAACTGCCATGGTCAAAATCAACAAAGGACAATTTAGATATAAAAGCAGCAAAAAAGGTTCTTGATAAAGACCATTACGACCTCGAAAAAGTAAAAGAAAGAATTTTGGAATATTTGAGCGTTAGAAAACTCAGAAAAGAAAAAATGAAAGGCCCCATACTCTGCTTTATAGGCCCTCCAGGTGTTGGAAAGACATCATTGGGCAAATCAATAGCAAAATCTCTTGGCAGGGAATTTGTACGAATGTCATTGGGCGGAGTGAGAGATGAGGCTGAGATAAGAGGCCACAGACGCACATATGTCGGAGCATTGCCCGGCAGGATTATTCAGGGAATAAAAAATGCAGGCACAAATAATCCCGTTATGATGCTTGACGAAATAGACAAGGTAGGAACTGATTTTAGGGGAGACCCGTCATCAGCACTCCTTGAAGTGCTTGACCCTGAGCAGAACAATACATTCATGGATCACTATTTAACAGTTCCATTCGACCTTTCAAAGGTAATGTTTATCACAACAGGGAATATAGTTGACACAATCCCCGGCCCATTAAGAGACAGGATGGAGATTATCTTCCTGTCCGGTTATACAGAAGAGGAAAAACTTGCTATTACAAAAACCTATCTTCTCTCAAAACAGCTTGAGGAGCACGGCATAACAGAGAAAATACTGAAGATAACCGACAGCGCCATACTTGCAGTAATATCCCAGTATACAAGGGAAGCAGGGGTAAGAAATCTTGAAAGAGAAATAGCGCATATTTGCAGAAAGGTTGCAAAAAAAATAGCAGAAAACAAGCAAAAACAATTCGTAATAACAGCCAAAAACATTAATCAATACCTTGGTGTGCAGAAATATCTGAGAGAAGAAGAGATGGAAAAAGACGAGATCGGCGTATCAACAGGACTTGCATGGACAGAAGCAGGCGGCGACATTATTTATATCGAGGCAACTACAATGAAAGGCAAAGGCAGCCTCACGCTAACAGGGCAGCTTGGTGATGTAATGAAGGAATCAGCGCAGGCAGCTCTAAGCTATGTAAGGTCCAAGGCGCGCTCGCTTGGTATAAATGATGAGACTTTTTCTAAAACTGATCTACATATCCATGTTCCTGCTGGAGCCATACCAAAAGACGGGCCGTCAGCAGGAATAACAATGGCAACCTCAATAGCATCTGCTCTGACCGGCAAGCCTGTAAGAAAAGATATTGCAATGACAGGCGAGGTAACGCTCAGGGGAAGAGTTCTCCCAATCGGCGGGCTTAAGGAAAAAGCGCTTGCAGCAAAAAGAATGGGAATAAAGACAATAATAATACCGAAGAGAAACAAAAAAGACCTTGAGGATATCCCTAAATATGTAAAAAAAGATGTCCAGTTCCTATTTGCTGATACAATGAACGATGTGCTGAAGCATGCGTTGAAAGGCGTTAAAAGGAGAAAAAACCAGCGCTCTCTGTAGCGCTGGTTTTTTTATGAAGATATCCCAAATTGGTGAACTTTCTCTTTTAGAAACAATACGTAAAAAATTCGGGAAACCTGCCAAAGGAGTTTCAACAGGCATTGGTGATGACTCCGCAGTAATAAAACCCGACAACAGGAATCTGCTGATTACAAGTGACATGATGGTTGAGGGAATTCATTTTGACAGACGACTCATGACATCTTATCAGCTCGGATTCAAGCTTGTCTCGGTTAATGTCAGCGACATATTTGCAATGGCAGGAATACCGAAATATCTCATCCTCGATATTGCATTGGATAAAAGCACAGACAGATTGTTCTTTGACAGATTTTTTGACGGGATCAAGGCTGCAATCAAATTTTATGGGATAGCTCTTATTGGAGGAGATCTGTCATCTTCAAAAAAACATATTTCTATTGCAGCATCATTGATCGGATATGCAGATAATCCAGTGAAACGTTCTGGTGCAAGATTAGGCGATAGAATATATGTAACAGGCTGCCTAGGCGATTCAGCATGCGGTCTCGAAATACTAAAAAAAATAAAAAGATCAGTATTAATAGAAAACAAAAAATCAAACATAAAAATCCCCGGCTTAAAAATAGAAACAGCAACCCTGATTCCGCTGCTTAAAAGGCATCTTATGCCCGAAGCAAGAGATCCTGTCAAATTTTCTAAATATGCAACTTCGATGATCGACCTGAGCGATGGACTATTCATAGACCTGACAAGAATATGTAATGAAAGCAGTACAGGAGCCAGACTGTATCTGGACAAGATACCAATTTCGAACCAGGCAAAAAAAGCCGCTGCTTGTCTTAAACTAGATCCATTAAAACTTGCAGTATCAGGCGGTGAAGACTATGAACTGCTTTTTACAGCGCCTGCTGATAAAAAAATAAATGCAATATATATTGGAGACATAACAAAAAAAAACAGAGTTATCATAGATTCAAAAGGCAGGGCAAAACCATTTCACGCACAAGGATACCAGCATTTTGGCATTTAGAGAGAAATTATTAAATATCCTTACGATCAAGGATTCTCCTCGCAGACTGGCTATGGCATTTGCTGTTGGCGTTTTCCTAGGGATGTCACCCTTGCTTGGATTACACACTATACTGGGGCTGGCTTTTTCATGGCTGTTCAGATTCAACAAGGTTGTTACCATCACAGGGGTTTTTATTACAAATCCATGGACGATAATTCCTATCTATTCCCTTGGAACATGGATAGGAGCAAAATGTCTTGGCTTCAGTGAAATAATACCTGATATTGACTGGTCAAATATCTCACTTGCTCTTCTCATTAAAGATTTCAAGCCACTGCTTATGCCTTTCTTCTTAGGCAACTTCATTCTAGGTTTTGCATCAGCCATAATCAGTTATTTCATCATATATTTTGCAACAAAAAAAATGCGCGGCAATGTCAGATAAAGTTTCGATAATAAGTCTTGGCTGTCCAAAGAATCTTACAGACTCTGACTGTCTTATCAAAAAACTTGTGAGCAGCGGATTTACATATGTTCCCACTCCGGATAAAGCAGATATCGTTCTGGTTAATACATGTGGATTTATCAATGATGCAAAGAAAGAATCAATTGACGAAATCATCAAAATGGGAGAGCTTAAAAAAAAATCATCAAAAAAACTTATTGTCTTTGGATGCCTTGCAAAACGATATAAAGACGAGCTGATAAAAACAATGCCTGA
This window harbors:
- the lpxC gene encoding UDP-3-O-acyl-N-acetylglucosamine deacetylase, translated to MRLQRTIKQEITFDGIGLHTGNHVAVKLKPAPRDTGIIFQRTDKNVMVRASVFSVSDTAFATTLGSNGTRIKTVEHILAAAAGLGIDNLMIELSGSEVPILDGSSTGLIDIMLKAGIAKQGKKRPYIKILKPVILEDGNSEIAAFPYEGRKITFRIHFNHTLLGEQTMTIELNEENFVKELAPARTFGFMRDVEHLRANGLAKGGSYDNAVILGDEGVLNKTGLRFNNEFVRHKILDLIGDISLIGYPIYGHIVANKAGHSTNVKFVKKLLSATDCWEIISDVEAEYAHTAAYS
- a CDS encoding winged helix-turn-helix domain-containing protein, with the translated sequence MVKQPTEDTLKMLFSSSIRADLLALLLNSPAEKFYVREIATLIRKNPSGVKRELDNLEKMGLVFSHKVANLRYFQANKMSPLFSELKNLIAKSLGLPGALKTLVRTSGAKAAFIYGPYAEGEDVGAVDLMIIGASTNNIAAGLKELEDKFDKKINYHLMDEAEYKSKKEKTDVDMEKLLAGKRVVLVGRL
- the fabF gene encoding beta-ketoacyl-ACP synthase II, with translation MDKRRVVVTGVGLITPVGIGVEQSWHALLEGRSGIRKLTRFDASTFPTQIAGEVEGFNPEDYIEPKEVKKMDRFIHFAIAASSMAMKDSGLSITKSDAERAGVIIGSGIGGLPAIEHYHEIYLEKGQRRISPFFIPMLIINLAAGHVSMKYGAKGPNSALATACASGSHAIGDAFKLIQWGDADVMIAGGSESVITPLGVGGFNAMKALSIRNDEPEKASRPFDIDRDGFVMGEGSGMMILESLEYAKARGARIYAEIAGYGRTSDAYHMTAPAPEGEGAARCMSLALKDAAINPSDIDYINAHGTSTKYGDELESIAIKTVLKEHAYKVAVSSTKSMTGHLLGASGGVEAVICALTMRDNTVPPTINLDNQDPQCDLDYVPNKARKMEINIAMSNSFGFGGTNACLVLKRFKS
- the acpP gene encoding acyl carrier protein, producing the protein MVEEKVKEIIAKQLGVNASEITPESSFVEDLGADSLDTVELVMAFEESFNIEIPDEDAEKIAKVKDAVEYIKKKQS
- the fabG gene encoding 3-oxoacyl-[acyl-carrier-protein] reductase, coding for MDFNGQIAIVTGGARGIGKAISETLAKKGVKLVIADISLDQAKQTADDISKIGVETMPVRLDVSKSDEVVKIFEDVVKKFGRIDVLVNNAGITRDSILMRMKEEDWDTVININLKSVFLCTREAVRVMMKQRYGRIVNIASVVAMMGNPGQANYSASKAGIIGLTKTTAREYASRGVTANAVAPGFITTAMTDALTEEVKSEMKKAIPLARFGTVEDVAAAVVFLASPDAGYITGQVLNVNGGMYM
- the galU gene encoding UTP--glucose-1-phosphate uridylyltransferase GalU, translated to MTEKTKIKKAILPAGGLGTRFLPATKASPKEMLPIVDKPLIQYAVEESIACNIEDFIVITGKYKRAIEDHFDSAYELEDNLKKSGKHSLLDEIQRLNHISFAYIRQKAALGLGHAILCAKPFVKNEPFAVLLSDDIIDPDDTLLKDMIKIYEKHGCSVVALEEVPISDVHKYGVIDGISCGDGTYKIKNMIEKPLKEEAPSNLAIIGRYILTPEIFDILEKLEPGKGNEIQLTDALRKLLEKQDIYGYLFKGKRYDAGDKLGYLKATVELALKNHGISKAFREYLLNITSSLSKK
- the lon gene encoding endopeptidase La, whose translation is MANVAEKEEKNKEIEIPGTLPVLPVRDIVVFPYMILPLFVGRDMSIKAIEHALTTNKLIMLLAQKDLNTESPKPEDLYKVGTVGLIMRMLKLPDGRVKILIQGISKAKASNFVQEEPFYTADIKKINETKPQEITIEIEATMRTVKEQIDKTVSLGKNVLPDILIVIENLDDPGKLADLIASNIGLKTEQAQEVLEIMDTVQRLKKVSEILNREIELLTVQQKIQTEVRGEIDKTQREYFLREQLKAIQKELGDIDERGEEVREFKKKIIAAKMPEKVQKEAEKQLKRLEKMHPDSAEAGTIRTYLEWLVELPWSKSTKDNLDIKAAKKVLDKDHYDLEKVKERILEYLSVRKLRKEKMKGPILCFIGPPGVGKTSLGKSIAKSLGREFVRMSLGGVRDEAEIRGHRRTYVGALPGRIIQGIKNAGTNNPVMMLDEIDKVGTDFRGDPSSALLEVLDPEQNNTFMDHYLTVPFDLSKVMFITTGNIVDTIPGPLRDRMEIIFLSGYTEEEKLAITKTYLLSKQLEEHGITEKILKITDSAILAVISQYTREAGVRNLEREIAHICRKVAKKIAENKQKQFVITAKNINQYLGVQKYLREEEMEKDEIGVSTGLAWTEAGGDIIYIEATTMKGKGSLTLTGQLGDVMKESAQAALSYVRSKARSLGINDETFSKTDLHIHVPAGAIPKDGPSAGITMATSIASALTGKPVRKDIAMTGEVTLRGRVLPIGGLKEKALAAKRMGIKTIIIPKRNKKDLEDIPKYVKKDVQFLFADTMNDVLKHALKGVKRRKNQRSL
- the thiL gene encoding thiamine-phosphate kinase gives rise to the protein MKISQIGELSLLETIRKKFGKPAKGVSTGIGDDSAVIKPDNRNLLITSDMMVEGIHFDRRLMTSYQLGFKLVSVNVSDIFAMAGIPKYLILDIALDKSTDRLFFDRFFDGIKAAIKFYGIALIGGDLSSSKKHISIAASLIGYADNPVKRSGARLGDRIYVTGCLGDSACGLEILKKIKRSVLIENKKSNIKIPGLKIETATLIPLLKRHLMPEARDPVKFSKYATSMIDLSDGLFIDLTRICNESSTGARLYLDKIPISNQAKKAAACLKLDPLKLAVSGGEDYELLFTAPADKKINAIYIGDITKKNRVIIDSKGRAKPFHAQGYQHFGI
- a CDS encoding DUF2062 domain-containing protein codes for the protein MAFREKLLNILTIKDSPRRLAMAFAVGVFLGMSPLLGLHTILGLAFSWLFRFNKVVTITGVFITNPWTIIPIYSLGTWIGAKCLGFSEIIPDIDWSNISLALLIKDFKPLLMPFFLGNFILGFASAIISYFIIYFATKKMRGNVR